The sequence below is a genomic window from Pseudomonas cannabina.
GTCGACAAACTCGAAGTCGGCATGCAGTTTCACGCCTCGGGTCCCGACGGCAGTATGCAGATCGTGACGATCCGCGATCTGGACGGCGATGACGTCACTGTTGACGGCAACCACCCGCTTGCGGGTCAGCGCCTGAACTTCGATGTAAAAGTCGTTGCCATCCGCGACGCCAGTGAAGAAGAATTGGCTCATGGCCATATTCACGGCGAAGGCGGTCACCAACACTGATCAGTGCTGACAGGCTCAGGTCACTGACAAAGGCGCCCTGACCGTTTCGCGATGACGATCTCGTTACGCGTTCGGCAAGGGTGCCTTTTCAGGTTATGACTCAGGGCTATTTGCAACAAACTGGGGGTTTCATGAGTGCTTTTCATACCATCACACTGAAAGCGCTGGATGGTCAGGAGCTGCCGCTGGCGGCTTATAAGGACAAAGTCGTTCTGGTGGTCAATGTCGCCTCCAAATGCGGGCTGACGCCGCAATACGCTGCGCTCGAAAATCTTTATCAGCTGTACAAGGACAAAGGGCTGGTTGTGCTGGGTCTGCCTTGCAATCAGTTTGCCGGGCAAGAGCCGGGCAGCGAAAAAGAGATCGCCGAGTTTTGCGAACTCAATTACGGCGTGACCTTCCCTCTGGGCGAAAAGCTCGATGTCAACGGCCCGAACCGGCATTCGCTGTATCGCCTGCTGGCGGGCGAAGGGGCCGAGTATCCGGGGGACATCACTTGGAATTTCGAAAAGTTTCTGGTGGGCAAGAACGGCGGCGTAAGCGCCCGTTTCTCAACGCGCACCGCACCGGACGACCCTGCCGTCATCCTGGCGATTGAAAAGGCGTTGGCGCAAAGCTGACTGCCCTGCCGGGACAGCCATCGCTTGCCCGGCTGACCGCCGCATTCGCGGCTTTTGCCCTTAGATCAGTCAAATCAATAGTACTGGGCCATTGCTGACGCCCGGCGATACTCTGCGCCCTTGATCTGGTGCCTTTGACCACTATTCCCCGGAGTTCCTCGCATGTCGGCAGAAGCCTTGTTCACGCCCTTTCATCTGGGCAGTCTGAAATTGTCGTCGCGAGTGGTCATGGCGCCCATGACCCGGTCTTTCTCTCCGGGGCATGTGCCCGGCGCCCAAGTCGTCGAATACTACCGGCGTCGCGCTGCCGCAGGTGTCGGACTGATCGTGACCGAAGGCACGACGGTCAACCACCAGGCGTCCAACGGCTACCCGAACGTTCCGCAGTTTTTCGGCGAAGCGCCGCTGGCTGGCTGGAAGAACGTGGTCGATGCAGTCCATGCCGAGGGTGGCAAGATCGTGCCGCAACTGTGGCACGTGGGTGCGGTACGACGCCTGGGCACCGAGCCGGACGGCAGCGTGCCGGCCTATGGGCCGATGGAGAAGGTCAAGGACGGTCAAGTGCTGGTGCATGGCATGAGCAAGCAGGACATCGACGACGTCGTACAGGCCTTCGCTCAGGCGGCAGTCGACGCCAAGGCGATTGGCATGGACGGCGTCGAGATCCACGGCGCGCACGGCTACCTGATCGACCAGTTCTTCTGGGAAGGCAGCAATCAGCGTAATGACGAGTATGGCGGCAGTCTCGCCAATCGCTCACGGTTCGCCATCGAACTAATCAGTGCAGTGCGTGCTGCAGTGGGTGCGGACTACCCGATCATCTTCCGTTTCTCACAATGGAAGCAGCAGGATTACAGCGCACGTCTGGTGCTCACACCGGACGCGCTGGGCGAATTCCTGCA
It includes:
- a CDS encoding NADH:flavin oxidoreductase; amino-acid sequence: MSAEALFTPFHLGSLKLSSRVVMAPMTRSFSPGHVPGAQVVEYYRRRAAAGVGLIVTEGTTVNHQASNGYPNVPQFFGEAPLAGWKNVVDAVHAEGGKIVPQLWHVGAVRRLGTEPDGSVPAYGPMEKVKDGQVLVHGMSKQDIDDVVQAFAQAAVDAKAIGMDGVEIHGAHGYLIDQFFWEGSNQRNDEYGGSLANRSRFAIELISAVRAAVGADYPIIFRFSQWKQQDYSARLVLTPDALGEFLQPLSDAGVDIFHCSTRRFWEPEFEGSDLNLAGWTRKLTGKPTITVGSVGLDGEFLQFMVNTDKVAQPASLENLLERLGNDEFDLVAVGRALLVDPDWVLKVRDGREQDILPFSREALTTLV
- a CDS encoding glutathione peroxidase, producing the protein MSAFHTITLKALDGQELPLAAYKDKVVLVVNVASKCGLTPQYAALENLYQLYKDKGLVVLGLPCNQFAGQEPGSEKEIAEFCELNYGVTFPLGEKLDVNGPNRHSLYRLLAGEGAEYPGDITWNFEKFLVGKNGGVSARFSTRTAPDDPAVILAIEKALAQS